One Prunus dulcis chromosome 7, ALMONDv2, whole genome shotgun sequence DNA segment encodes these proteins:
- the LOC117636181 gene encoding probable disease resistance protein At5g66900 encodes MAVDLVGGGTFRVAFQMLFDAVIAVKKETTMFKSMLGDIKSTLDSLQPVIKEREKYDSKEGLENFAMQMEEGVKLVYKCSKVGVWSWCRKYRYTRKLDELDKCLQRLVEVLKVQGIRDVKETLVSLRNIETVLHRIEGNLVMQNQPEKINGWSSVPESPPVTVGLDVPLKELKIQLLKDDVSMLVLTAAGGCGKTTLAKKFCQDQEVKDKFKNNIFFVTLSKKPNLDLVVHELYQRKGSQVPAFENEVTAVYWLQLFLKETSQNSVLFVLDDVWSGSESLLEKFDEFKMTNYKVLVTSRFAFPRFGSSYRLEFLNDEDAMALFHHSAFLEDKSSYAREDLSRKIVELCKGFPLAITAVGRSLRGQPIEIWRKRVMEWSKGSSILASNNDLLACLKSSIDALDKEKPTLKECFLDLCSFPKDQRISAATLIDMWAELYGLDEPNLSIANLYELTTQSLANLIATRNEWEADGYYTEHFVTQHDMLRELAIHQASQDPIGQRKRLIIDIRGDNLPNWLTEAKHQPMQARLLSILTDGAFSKKWPNMQLPKAEVLVLNFETNSYDLPEFVKKMDKLKVLIVTNFSFLPAELNNFQLLGSSSNLKRIRLERISIPSISKNIKQLESVQKISLFMCSIGQAFGKGSINILDALPNLGEMDIDCCHELVELPVEVCDLIRLKKLSITNCHNLSALPEKIGKLLSLEVLRLRSCTDLLELPSSIRNLKKLKFLDISYCFSIKQLPEHIGEICSLKKLNMRQCSRLQDLPASVLDLEQLKDVICDEETELLWEPFLPFLKNIHIKVVKEDNNLNWLHKLRS; translated from the exons ATGGCAGTGGATTTAGTCGGAGGGGGTACTTTTAGAGTAGCATTTCAAATGCTATTTGATGCTGTTATAGCAGTGAAGAAGGAGACTACCATGTTTAAATCTATGCTTGGAGATATCAAATCCACACTGGACTCTTTACAGCCGGTgatcaaagagagagaaaaatatgacTCAAAGGAGGGGCTAGAAAATTTTGCAATGCAGATGGAGGAGGGGGTAAAGCTTGTTTACAAATGCAGCAAGGTTGGTGTGTGGAGCTGGTGCAGAAAATACAGATACACCAGAAAGCTTGATGAATTGGATAAATGTCTTCAAAGACTAGTGGAGGTGTTGAAAGTGCAGGGCATAAGGGATGTCAAGGAGACCTTGGTTTCTTTGAGGAATATAGAGACGGTGCTGCATCGAATTGAAGGGAACTTGGTGATGCAAAACCAACCTGAAAAAATCAATGGTTGGTCTTCAGTGCCTGAATCTCCGCCGGTTACAGTTGGGTTGGATGTGCCATTGAAAGAATTGAAGATACAGCTTCTTAAGGATGATGTGTCAATGCTTGTGCTGACTGCTGCTGGTGGATGTGGGAAAACCACATTGGCAAAAAAGTTTTGTCAAGATCAGGAAGTTAAAG ATAAATTCAAGAACAATATCTTCTTCGTCACTCTTTCAAAAAAGCCCAACTTGGACCTTGTTGTACATGAGCTATATCAACGCAAGGGTTCCCAGGTGCCTGCTTTCGAAAATGAAGTAACTGCAGTTTACTGGTTGCAACTATTTCTGAAGGAAACATCACAAAATTCTGTACTGTTTGTCCTGGATGATGTTTGGTCAGGATCAGAGTCCCTACTTGAGAAGTTTGATGAATTCAAAATGACAAATTACAAAGTTTTGGTCACATCAAGATTTGCATTTCCAAGATTTGGTTCTTCATATCGTTTGGAATTCTTGAATGATGAAGATGCAATGGCTCTTTTTCATCATTCAGCATTTTTGGAGGATAAGAGCTCTTATGCTCGGGAAGATCTTTCGAGAAAG ATAGTAGAGCTATGTAAGGGATTTCCACTTGCGATTACAGCTGTTGGAAGATCACTTCGCGGCCAACCTATAGAGATCTGGCGAAAAAGAGTAATGGAATGGTCTAAAGGTTCTTCTATACTTGCATCAAACAATGATTTGCTTGCTTGCCTCAAAAGCAGCATAGATGCCTTGGATAAAGAAAAGCCTACCCTCAAGGAATGTTTCCTTGACCTTTGCTCATTTCCTAAAGATCAAAGGATCTCTGCTGCCACCCTCATAGATATGTGGGCAGAGTTATATGGCCTAGACGAACCTAATCTGTCCATTGCAAACCTCTACGAACTAACCACCCAGAGTTTAGCCAATCTTATAGCCACAAG GAATGAGTGGGAGGCTGATGGCTATTACACTGAACACTTTGTTACTCAGCATGATATGCTTAGAGAGTTGGCTATCCATCAGGCGAGCCAGGACCCAATAGGACAGAGAAAAAGACTGATTATAGACATACGTGGAGATAATCTTCCTAACTGGCTGACAGAGGCAAAGCATCAGCCCATGCAGGCTCGACTATTATCTATCTTAACTG ATGGAGCCTTCTCAAAAAAATGGCCAAACATGCAACTACCAAAAGCAGAGGTtctagttttaaattttgaaacaaaCAGCTACGACTTACCCGAATTTGTGAAGAAAATGGATAAATTAAAGGTTCTAATAGTCACAAATTTCAGTTTCTTACCTGCtgaattaaataattttcaacTACTTGGTTCATCATCAAATCTGAAGAGAATTAGATTGGAACGCATTTCAATTCCTTCAATAAGCAAGAACATCAAACAGTTGGAAAGTGTACAGAAGATATCTTTGTTCATGTGTAGCATCGGTCAAGCTTTTGGTAAAGGTTCCATCAACATTTTAGATGCATTGCCAAATCTAGGCGAAATGGACATAGATTGTTGCCATGAGCTGGTGGAGTTGCCTGTCGAGGTTTGTGATCTCATTCGCCTTAAGAAGCTTAGCATCACTAACTGTCATAACCTATCCGCCTTGCCTGAAAAGATCGGAAAGTTACTCAGTTTGGAAGTGTTGAGGCTTAGGTCTTGTACAGACTTGTTAGAGTTGCCAAGCTCGATTAGGAACctcaaaaagttaaaatttctTGACATATCCTATTGCTTTAGCATTAAGCAGTTGCCTGAACACATTGGTGAGATTTGCAGTTTAAAAAAGCTCAACATGAGACAATGCTCAAGATTGCAA
- the LOC117636182 gene encoding probable disease resistance protein At5g66900 gives MAFAAVGGAGLGAVFGALLDGVIAVTSEATMFETHLRDLKCTLDLFQQVDEDVRQHPNILFRPMQGLERFEIQMEKGVQLVEKCSKVCPWKPNVFNKRYTRKLIALDASLRTLLSVLTAHIASDLRARVINVATVVNHIDANIVAQNQNVNQIKGWSAIPEPPPFTVGLDVHVEELKLELLKDEASMLVVTGLGGCGKTTLAQKVCEDQKVKEKFRSNIFFVIVSKSTNCLVVQELCQKTGSLVPALQEEAIAFNWLQEFLKKTGQDPLLLVLDDVWLGSESLLDKFGEFKRPNYNILVTSRFRFPRFGPAYPLGTLEQGDAMTLFRHAASRPDRSSDIPEDLAKQIVQLCKGFPLAITTIGRSVCERPTEIWKERVAELSRGSSILDSEDYLFACLKSSLDALDERLAVTKECFIDLASFPEDRCIPAVALIDMWAELYGLDEDLSRIHELTNRNLANLVTRNGKMEMDGYYSEHFVTQHDMLRNLSIHQTGQDEIGQEKRLIIEICGDNLPNGWTEQKNKPKKTRLLSISTDGLSSAKWHDMHPPKAEVLVLNFQTENYVLPKFVKKMSKLKVLIVTNCGVLQADLSNFKLLGSLANLKRIRLERISIPSISKNFMQLKSLQKISLFMCSIGQAFSNSSIQILEAFPNLVEMNIDYCNDLVELPAKLCDLIRLKKLSITNCHKLSALPEEIGKLVNLEVLRLRSSTELERLPGSIKNLNKLSFLDIYNCSSIKKLPEEIGEMSSLRKINMGQCSRLQGLPQSVLNLGELREVICDEETENLWGEPFKSSLININITVAKEQHNLNWLYCKP, from the exons ATGGCATTTGCTGCGGTAGGAGGAGCTGGTCTAGGAGCGGTATTTGGAGCGCTGCTTGATGGCGTTATAGCAGTGACGTCGGAGGCTACAATGTTTGAAACCCACCTCAGAGATCTCAAATGCACCCTAGACTTGTTTCAACAAGTGGATGAAGATGTTAGGCAACATCCCAACATATTGTTTCGCCCAATGCAGGGCCTAGAAAGGTTTGAAATACAAATGGAGAAGGGTGTTCAGCTCGTTGAAAAGTGCTCCAAGGTTTGTCCATGGAAGCCGAACGTGTTCAATAAGCGGTACACCAGAAAACTTATTGCATTGGATGCATCTCTTAGAACACTGTTAAGTGTACTGACAGCGCACATAGCAAGTGACCTGAGGGCTCGGGTTATCAATGTGGCGACAGTGGTGAACCATATCGATGCGAATATTGTGGCACaaaaccaaaatgtaaatcaaaTTAAAGGTTGGTCTGCAATACCTGAGCCTCCACCCTTTACAGTTGGATTGGATGTGCATGTGGAGGAGTTGAAGTTGGAGCTTCTTAAGGACGAGGCATCAATGCTTGTGGTGACTGGTCTTGGAGGATGCGGGAAAACCACACTGGCACAAAAGGTTTGCGAAGATCAGAAAGTCAAAG AGAAATTCAGGAGCAATATCTTCTTCGTCATTGTTTCAAAGAGCACCAACTGCCTTGTTGTACAAGAACTGTGTCAAAAAACGGGATCCCTGGTACCTGCTCTCCAAGAGGAAGCAATTGCCTTTAACTGGCTGCAAGAATTTCTGAAGAAAACAGGACAGGATCCTCTACTTTTGGTCCTGGATGATGTATGGCTAGGATCAGAATCCCTTCTTGATAAGTTTGGTGAATTCAAAAGGCCAAATTACAACATTTTGGTGACATCAAGATTTCGATTTCCAAGATTTGGCCCTGCATATCCATTAGGAACATTGGAACAAGGAGATGCAATGACTCTTTTTCGTCATGCAGCATCCCGACCAGATAGGAGCTCTGATATACCGGAAGATCTAGCGAAACAG ATAGTTCAGCTCTGTAAGGGATTTCCACTTGCCATTACAACGATCGGAAGATCAGTTTGCGAACGGCCAACAGAGATCTGGAAGGAAAGAGTAGCGGAATTGTCTAGAGGTTCTTCTATTCTTGATTCTGAGGATTATTTGTTTGCTTGCCTCAAAAGTAGCTTAGATGCCTTGGATGAACGGTTGGCTGTCACCAAGGAATGCTTCATTGATCTTGCTTCATTTCCTGAAGACAGATGTATCCCTGCTGTTGCTCTCATTGATATGTGGGCAGAGTTATATGGGCTAGATGAGGACTTGTCACGCATCCACGAGCTAACCAATCGTAATTTGGCCAATCTAGTTACAAG GAATGGGAAGATGGAGATGGATGGCTATTACAGTGAACACTTTGTTACCCAGCATGACATGCTTAGAAATCTTTCTATCCATCAGACTGGTCAAGATGAAATTGGACAGGAGAAAAGGCTGATTATAGAAATTTGTGGTGACAATCTCCCTAATGGGTGGACAGAACAGAAgaataaacccaaaaagacCCGCTTATTGTCTATCTCAACTG ATGGATTGTCCTCAGCAAAATGGCACGACATGCATCCACCAAAAGCTGAGGTTCTAGTTCTCAATTTTCAGACAGAGAACTATGTTCTGCCCAAGTTTGTGAAGAAAATGTCCAAGTTGAAGGTTCTAATAGTCACAAATTGTGGTGTCTTACAAGCTGACTTGAGTAATTTCAAGCTTTTGGGTTCTTTGGCTAATCTGAAGAGAATAAGATTGGAGCGCATTTCAATTCCTTCCATAAGCAAGAACTTCATGCAGTTGAAGAGTCTGCAGAAGATATCTTTATTCATGTGCAGCATCGGTCAAGCTTTTAGCAACTCTTCCATCCAAATCTTAGAGGCATTTCCAAATCTAGTGGAAATGAACATCGACTATTGCAATGATTTGGTGGAATTGCCTGCCAAGCTCTGTGATCTTATCCGCCTAAAGAAGCTCAGTATTACCAATTGTCATAAGCTATCTGCCTTGCCTGAAGAGATTGGAAAGCTGGTCAATTTGGAGGTATTAAGGCTAAGGTCCTCCACAGAGTTGGAAAGGCTTCCAGGCTCGATTAAGAACCTAAACAAGTTAAGCTTTCTTGACATATATAATTGTTCGAGCATTAAGAAGCTGCCTGAAGAGATTGGTGAAATGAGTAGTTTAAGAAAGATCAACATGGGACAATGCTCAAGACTGCAAGGGTTGCCTCAGTCAGTTTTGAATCTTGGGGAGTTACGGGAAGTGATATGTGATGAAGAGACAGAAAACTTATGGGGGGAGCCTTTCAAATCCAGtctcataaacataaacataacAGTGGCAAAAGAACAACACAACCTTAATTGGCTCTACTGCAAGCCTTGA